In Tenacibaculum pacificus, a single window of DNA contains:
- a CDS encoding cobaltochelatase subunit CobN has protein sequence MHLISTIPGGWNPNDEGVFYIDQSPGDIVFLSSADSDLFMMNNAYKLIHNSVEKTPSFRFANLSYFKQELTIDTYVDEVIATAKIVVLKLLGGKAYYNYLCEAVTECCEENNIQLLFLPGDNKPDLELMQSSNIPLKDVDIIWKYIQSGGIENCQSALQLISNRITDTKVIPNAIKTIPDLFLYHPKEGIYISLKPKSTQKQAIIFGYRSYYLSNNLAPIHSIIDTLEAEGISAIALMAAGYREQDIQQQIFDLLKSHHIEKPQVIINTTGFSVQGFHDTTQSLFDVFNIPVIQAIMGVATKKAG, from the coding sequence GTGCATTTAATATCTACCATACCAGGAGGCTGGAATCCTAATGATGAAGGAGTGTTTTACATCGACCAATCTCCAGGGGATATTGTTTTTTTATCTTCCGCAGATTCTGATTTATTTATGATGAATAACGCCTACAAATTAATACATAATTCTGTAGAAAAAACGCCTTCTTTCAGGTTTGCCAACCTTAGTTATTTTAAGCAAGAATTAACTATTGATACCTATGTTGATGAAGTAATTGCTACCGCAAAAATTGTGGTACTTAAACTTTTAGGAGGAAAAGCATATTACAATTATCTATGTGAAGCTGTAACTGAATGTTGTGAAGAAAATAATATTCAGTTACTGTTTTTACCTGGTGATAACAAACCCGATTTAGAGTTGATGCAATCGTCTAATATTCCTTTAAAAGATGTTGACATTATTTGGAAATACATTCAATCTGGTGGTATTGAAAATTGTCAATCGGCATTGCAATTAATTAGCAATCGAATTACCGATACAAAAGTAATTCCGAATGCTATCAAAACGATTCCTGATTTATTTTTATATCATCCTAAAGAAGGAATTTACATTTCTTTAAAACCAAAAAGCACTCAAAAACAAGCCATCATTTTTGGTTATCGAAGTTATTATTTATCCAATAATTTAGCACCTATACATAGTATTATTGATACCTTAGAAGCTGAAGGAATTTCAGCTATCGCTTTAATGGCTGCAGGATATCGAGAGCAAGATATTCAACAACAAATTTTTGATTTACTTAAATCACATCACATAGAAAAACCGCAAGTTATTATAAATACAACTGGTTTTAGTGTGCAAGGATTTCATGATACTACACAAAGTTTGTTTGATGTTTTTAACATTCCTGTTATTCAAGCAATCATGGGAGTTGCAACAAAGAAAGCTGGTTAG
- the cobW gene encoding cobalamin biosynthesis protein CobW, whose amino-acid sequence MNKKIPITIVTGFLGVGKTTLVHNMLKNANGKRIAVLVNEFGEVDVDGQLIASSECGDEGCNLVQLPNGCICCTVQEEFLPSMLQLLERKEEIDHIVVETSGLSMPKPLVKAVNWPDLKPHITIDAVITVVDAVGIATGEICDRERVQAQRLADDSLDHETPIEELFLDQLACADLVLVSKRDLVDDQKFEEIEKLISAKARPNIKIIPVESGELDNTLLLGIEASAEDDVDNRHSIHEEHHKSGNHHHHNDDIKTVLLEYSETSDIKALVKDLKKLVEDHEIYRIKGFVNIPNKPMRMVLQGVGSRFDYYFERPWGENEERKTSLVVIGKNIELTKNNEVITHSHSHDHSHAH is encoded by the coding sequence ATGAATAAGAAGATACCAATTACCATAGTAACAGGATTTTTAGGCGTAGGAAAAACGACCTTAGTACATAATATGTTAAAAAATGCCAATGGAAAACGCATCGCTGTTTTGGTTAATGAATTTGGTGAAGTTGATGTTGATGGTCAATTAATTGCCTCTTCTGAATGTGGCGATGAAGGCTGTAATTTAGTGCAATTACCAAACGGATGTATTTGCTGTACGGTTCAAGAAGAATTTTTACCATCGATGTTACAATTACTAGAGCGTAAAGAAGAAATTGATCATATTGTTGTTGAAACATCAGGTTTATCAATGCCGAAACCTTTAGTAAAAGCGGTAAACTGGCCAGATTTAAAACCTCATATTACTATTGATGCAGTTATTACTGTAGTTGATGCTGTAGGAATTGCAACAGGTGAAATTTGCGATAGAGAACGTGTACAAGCACAACGTTTAGCGGATGATTCTTTAGATCATGAAACACCTATTGAAGAATTATTTTTAGATCAATTAGCTTGTGCCGATTTGGTTTTAGTTAGTAAAAGAGATTTGGTTGATGACCAAAAATTTGAAGAAATTGAAAAATTAATATCAGCCAAAGCAAGACCTAACATCAAAATAATTCCTGTTGAAAGTGGTGAATTAGATAATACATTATTATTAGGAATTGAAGCTTCTGCAGAAGATGATGTTGATAATCGTCATTCAATTCACGAAGAACACCATAAATCTGGAAATCACCATCACCATAATGATGATATTAAAACTGTTTTGTTAGAATATTCTGAAACTTCTGATATTAAAGCATTAGTTAAAGACTTGAAAAAACTTGTTGAAGACCACGAAATTTATAGAATCAAAGGATTTGTAAATATTCCGAACAAACCAATGCGTATGGTTTTACAAGGTGTTGGTTCTCGTTTCGATTATTATTTTGAAAGGCCTTGGGGTGAAAACGAAGAAAGAAAAACAAGTTTAGTCGTTATTGGTAAAAATATTGAACTTACTAAAAATAACGAAGTGATTACACATTCACATAGTCACGACCACTCTCACGCTCATTAA
- a CDS encoding cob(I)yrinic acid a,c-diamide adenosyltransferase, whose protein sequence is MKIYTRKGDKGTTGVFGGKREFKNSARIECIGTLDEVNSTIGLMRSKLGNDHEWQPNLHRIQKDMMNMMSHLARPSGTKKINPNPEPKDGADFCEVWMDEMEDNISSPSDYFLLPGGNEISALCHVCRTQMRRGERQLVTLMQEDPECVHDYIMSYVNRMSDLFFTMARAEMDKHGVAEEKWNLFLYKRKKKAVTK, encoded by the coding sequence ATGAAAATTTACACAAGAAAAGGAGACAAAGGTACAACTGGCGTTTTTGGAGGAAAAAGAGAATTTAAAAACTCAGCAAGAATTGAATGTATCGGAACTTTAGACGAAGTAAATTCTACCATAGGATTGATGCGTTCTAAATTAGGAAACGATCACGAATGGCAACCAAATTTACACCGTATTCAAAAAGATATGATGAATATGATGTCGCATTTAGCACGTCCGTCAGGTACTAAAAAAATAAATCCAAATCCTGAACCTAAAGATGGCGCAGATTTCTGTGAAGTTTGGATGGATGAAATGGAAGACAATATAAGTTCTCCTTCTGATTACTTTTTATTACCTGGAGGAAATGAAATATCGGCACTTTGCCACGTTTGTAGAACACAAATGAGAAGAGGTGAACGACAATTAGTAACCTTAATGCAAGAAGATCCTGAATGTGTACACGATTATATTATGAGCTACGTAAACAGAATGTCTGATTTATTTTTCACCATGGCAAGAGCCGAAATGGACAAACACGGTGTTGCCGAAGAGAAATGGAATTTATTTTTATACAAAAGAAAGAAGAAAGCAGTTACTAAATAA
- a CDS encoding cobyrinate a,c-diamide synthase codes for MTKQLIISAPSSNAGKTTLTLGLLRLFKRKKYAVQPFKVGPDYIDPKFHQLACNKVGVNLDLFMMTQNQIHNSLHFYGKDAQISCIEGVMGLFDGAKKDQGSTAEMAKKLKTPVLMVIDAKSVAYSVAPLIQGFVNFDKEVQIMGVVFNRVGSERHYKMLKEACDDISVHCFGYLSNLKNIEIPSRHLGLNIQEIEKFDTVINQIADELEKTIDWKAILEASKEIKPISVSSEKIIQPKKIKFAVAKDEAFNFMYPQSISAMETLGTVEFFSPIKDDKIPDCDFIYFAGGYPESYLKELSCNTKMLTSIQKFAENNGQIYAECGGMMYLGKTIISENKTAFKMAGIFDFEATIADKKLHLGYRTSKINEHIFKGHEFHYSSLINDNETSINAIITNARAGNTTTKIYKKNKVMASYVHHYFGTSEILLQLINEINNTI; via the coding sequence TTGACCAAACAACTCATCATATCAGCACCAAGTAGCAACGCAGGTAAAACAACCCTTACCTTAGGATTATTGCGTTTATTCAAACGAAAAAAATACGCTGTACAACCTTTTAAAGTTGGTCCAGATTATATCGACCCAAAATTTCATCAATTAGCTTGTAACAAAGTTGGTGTGAATCTCGATTTATTTATGATGACACAAAATCAGATACATAATAGTTTGCATTTTTATGGTAAAGATGCTCAAATTAGTTGTATCGAAGGTGTTATGGGTTTATTTGATGGCGCAAAAAAAGACCAAGGAAGTACCGCCGAAATGGCTAAAAAGCTAAAAACACCCGTTTTAATGGTGATTGATGCCAAATCTGTTGCGTATTCTGTTGCGCCGCTTATTCAGGGTTTTGTAAACTTTGATAAAGAAGTTCAAATAATGGGCGTTGTTTTTAATCGTGTTGGTTCTGAAAGACATTATAAAATGTTAAAAGAAGCTTGTGATGATATTAGCGTACACTGTTTTGGTTATTTATCGAACTTAAAAAACATTGAAATTCCTTCAAGACATTTAGGTTTAAATATTCAAGAAATTGAAAAATTTGATACTGTTATCAATCAAATTGCTGATGAGCTAGAAAAAACAATCGATTGGAAAGCTATTTTAGAAGCATCCAAAGAAATTAAACCAATAAGTGTTTCATCAGAAAAAATAATTCAGCCTAAAAAAATAAAATTTGCAGTAGCTAAAGATGAAGCTTTTAATTTTATGTATCCTCAAAGTATTTCAGCGATGGAAACATTAGGAACTGTTGAATTTTTCAGTCCTATAAAAGATGATAAAATTCCTGATTGTGATTTTATATATTTTGCTGGAGGGTATCCTGAATCGTATTTAAAAGAATTATCTTGTAATACAAAAATGCTTACGAGTATTCAAAAATTTGCAGAAAATAACGGGCAAATTTATGCTGAATGTGGCGGAATGATGTATTTAGGAAAAACGATTATATCAGAAAATAAGACCGCTTTTAAAATGGCGGGTATTTTTGATTTTGAAGCTACAATTGCTGATAAAAAATTACATTTAGGATATCGAACTTCTAAAATTAACGAGCATATTTTTAAAGGACACGAATTTCATTATTCAAGCTTAATAAATGATAACGAAACATCTATTAACGCAATAATTACAAATGCCAGAGCAGGTAATACTACCACTAAAATTTATAAAAAAAACAAGGTAATGGCTTCTTATGTACATCATTATTTTGGTACATCAGAAATACTTTTACAATTGATTAACGAAATAAATAATACTATATGA
- a CDS encoding AAA family ATPase — MENKKKYHFPFSAIVGQDNFKLALILNLVDPLIGGVLAIGDKGTGKTTLIRSLTSLMENQQKHPFVNLPIGVSEDRLLGSIDLEQLINTKKEVVNLGLMAQAHQGILYVDEVNLLQDYLTDILLDAAASGNYYLEREGISRYFKSRFCLVGSMNPEEGSLRPQLKDRFGLSVNVTTPTDVKIRQKIIKQRFLFDDAPIPFIDAYKSKDATIAKQIIKAKEVLLSIKITDEIIEYCSEIAVLHQVEGLRADILLVKTARAFSAYKNATEITKKDVDTIADFVLNHRSLNPNQNQQNQAPENKDEKPPKNPSETNASKEEKIAFLIPKNKFQKQKNSTKNTQENGVNSIKNSAGNITITDTKKTVGQYLATDKFDLKTKRKSTLLKQHHIFLIDSSGSMLKNQIIAYAKGSVHKIAENSKNQNTQFSIISLFDGDAQLILNQTAVLGDVEIALKNLKTGGKTNLSAGFKLIKRNCANIDFNHNLHIITDGKLNAENNLEDTVLSFQTYCKGIDKTQIIDAEKGIVKIGEAKELANSIHANYEILITENL; from the coding sequence ATGGAAAATAAAAAAAAATACCACTTCCCTTTTTCGGCAATCGTTGGACAAGATAATTTTAAGTTAGCCTTAATTTTAAATTTGGTCGATCCGCTTATTGGTGGCGTATTAGCCATCGGCGATAAAGGAACAGGAAAAACCACTTTAATACGTTCGTTAACTAGCCTAATGGAAAATCAACAAAAACACCCTTTTGTTAATTTACCTATTGGTGTTTCTGAAGATAGACTTCTTGGAAGTATCGATTTAGAGCAATTGATAAACACTAAAAAAGAAGTTGTTAACCTCGGATTAATGGCACAAGCACATCAAGGTATTTTATATGTTGATGAAGTTAATTTATTACAAGATTATCTTACTGATATTTTATTAGATGCCGCCGCTTCTGGAAATTATTATTTAGAAAGAGAAGGAATTTCTCGTTATTTTAAAAGTAGATTTTGCTTAGTCGGTTCTATGAATCCTGAAGAAGGAAGTTTAAGACCACAACTAAAAGATCGTTTTGGTTTAAGTGTAAACGTTACAACTCCTACGGATGTAAAAATCCGTCAAAAAATAATAAAGCAACGTTTTTTGTTTGATGATGCGCCTATCCCTTTTATCGATGCTTATAAAAGTAAAGATGCTACTATCGCTAAACAAATAATTAAGGCAAAAGAGGTTTTATTATCGATAAAAATAACTGATGAAATTATTGAATATTGTAGCGAAATAGCCGTTTTACATCAAGTAGAAGGACTTCGTGCCGATATTTTATTAGTAAAAACTGCAAGAGCTTTTTCTGCTTATAAAAATGCTACTGAAATCACAAAAAAAGACGTAGATACTATTGCCGATTTTGTTTTAAATCATCGAAGTTTAAATCCGAATCAAAATCAGCAAAACCAAGCTCCAGAAAATAAAGACGAAAAACCTCCTAAAAATCCTTCTGAAACAAACGCATCAAAAGAAGAAAAAATAGCATTTTTAATTCCGAAGAATAAATTTCAGAAGCAAAAAAACAGCACTAAAAACACCCAAGAAAATGGTGTTAATTCAATTAAAAATTCAGCAGGAAATATTACAATTACTGATACAAAAAAAACAGTTGGACAATATTTAGCTACCGATAAATTTGACTTAAAAACCAAACGAAAAAGTACACTTTTAAAACAGCATCATATTTTTTTAATAGATTCTAGCGGTTCTATGTTAAAAAATCAAATTATTGCTTATGCAAAAGGAAGTGTGCATAAAATAGCCGAAAACTCTAAAAATCAAAACACACAATTTTCTATTATTTCATTATTTGATGGAGATGCGCAATTAATTTTAAATCAAACTGCTGTTTTAGGTGATGTTGAAATAGCGTTAAAAAATCTTAAAACAGGCGGAAAAACAAATTTAAGTGCAGGTTTTAAATTGATAAAAAGAAATTGTGCTAATATAGATTTTAATCACAATCTTCATATTATTACTGATGGTAAATTAAACGCAGAAAATAATTTAGAAGATACCGTATTATCTTTTCAAACTTATTGCAAAGGAATTGATAAAACACAAATTATTGATGCCGAAAAAGGAATCGTAAAAATTGGTGAAGCAAAAGAACTTGCAAACAGTATTCACGCCAATTATGAAATTTTAATTACTGAAAACCTATAA
- the cbiD gene encoding cobalt-precorrin-5B (C(1))-methyltransferase CbiD: MSLRKIPKGPLRDGFTTGTCATASAKSGLMAIIHQKKNATVKVHLPIDKIIEIPIHHCEFTQDTAKCSVIKDAGDDPDVTNGAEIGCVLKLTQQKGIQFFAGDGVGTVTLKGLELAIGEPAINPVPRKMISSAIQKLLHDYDLECGVSVTVYVVDGKKLAKRTLNERVGIMNGLSILGTTGIVKPYSSSSYIASIEQGIDVAIANNISELVINSGARSEKFLSDKFSHLPEYAFIHYGNWIGETLTKVNQCAIKKVSIGIMLGKAVKLAGGITDTHSCVSSWNKDFVVKLAKEVGFYDADKIKELNMAGRLIELFEFEQNSPFFQLLLAHCYKHTHTKIKKVDLNIYLIHKDGTLIKYIKNDNSIIS; the protein is encoded by the coding sequence ATGAGTTTAAGAAAAATTCCAAAAGGACCTTTACGGGATGGTTTCACTACAGGAACTTGTGCTACTGCTTCGGCAAAATCTGGATTGATGGCAATTATTCATCAGAAAAAAAACGCTACCGTAAAAGTTCATTTACCTATTGATAAAATAATCGAAATTCCAATTCATCATTGTGAATTTACACAAGACACCGCTAAATGTTCAGTTATTAAAGATGCAGGAGATGATCCTGATGTTACAAACGGAGCTGAAATAGGTTGTGTTTTAAAATTAACGCAGCAAAAAGGTATTCAGTTTTTTGCAGGTGATGGCGTTGGAACAGTTACGCTTAAAGGTTTAGAATTAGCAATTGGCGAACCTGCTATAAATCCTGTTCCTAGAAAAATGATAAGCAGTGCAATTCAAAAATTGTTACATGATTACGATTTAGAATGTGGTGTTTCGGTTACTGTTTATGTTGTCGATGGAAAAAAATTAGCCAAGCGTACGCTTAATGAACGTGTTGGAATTATGAATGGATTATCTATTTTAGGAACAACAGGAATTGTAAAACCATATTCATCATCATCATATATTGCAAGTATTGAGCAAGGAATTGATGTTGCTATTGCAAATAACATTTCCGAATTAGTAATTAATTCAGGCGCAAGAAGTGAAAAGTTTTTATCTGATAAATTTAGTCATTTACCCGAATATGCTTTTATTCATTATGGAAACTGGATTGGAGAAACACTTACGAAAGTAAATCAATGTGCTATAAAAAAAGTTAGCATTGGAATTATGCTAGGAAAAGCAGTAAAATTAGCTGGCGGAATTACTGATACACATAGTTGTGTGTCTAGCTGGAATAAAGATTTTGTAGTAAAATTAGCGAAAGAAGTTGGTTTTTACGATGCTGATAAAATTAAAGAATTAAACATGGCTGGGCGATTAATTGAGCTGTTTGAATTTGAACAAAATTCGCCATTTTTTCAACTATTATTAGCCCACTGTTACAAACATACACATACAAAAATTAAAAAGGTAGACTTAAATATTTACCTAATTCATAAAGACGGAACACTTATTAAATACATTAAAAATGACAATAGTATCATTAGTTAG
- a CDS encoding precorrin-6A/cobalt-precorrin-6A reductase encodes MILVFGGTTEGKKVATLLQEKLMPFVYSTKTSISFKETQIASYRYGALTEKDLENYLIENNINIIINASHPFAEILHKTIAKVAENLQIPVIRFGRELLSKTINSSVFYVNNYTDALNLLSSEKIVLALTGVQSIKILKPWWLKNITYFRILNRPESLAIASESNFPKNQLILEFPSSDLDKEISIIKEKNIDIILTKETGNSGFLNTKIQAALKTDTQIIIIKQPKISKYFKMVFNENELISELSTLKNSKI; translated from the coding sequence ATGATACTTGTATTTGGAGGAACAACAGAAGGTAAAAAAGTAGCAACCTTGCTTCAAGAAAAACTGATGCCTTTTGTGTATTCAACAAAAACAAGTATCTCTTTTAAAGAAACTCAAATTGCCAGTTACAGATATGGTGCGTTAACTGAAAAAGATTTAGAAAATTATCTAATCGAAAATAATATTAACATCATTATAAATGCCTCGCATCCTTTTGCAGAAATTTTACACAAAACTATTGCGAAAGTTGCCGAAAATTTACAAATCCCTGTAATACGTTTTGGACGAGAACTACTTTCTAAAACCATAAATTCATCAGTATTTTATGTAAATAATTATACCGATGCTTTAAATTTATTATCATCAGAAAAAATAGTATTGGCATTAACAGGCGTTCAATCTATTAAAATATTAAAACCTTGGTGGTTAAAGAATATTACTTATTTTAGAATATTAAACAGACCAGAATCTTTAGCGATTGCATCTGAAAGTAATTTCCCAAAAAATCAATTAATTTTAGAATTTCCTTCTTCGGATTTAGATAAAGAAATTTCGATTATCAAAGAAAAAAATATTGATATCATTTTAACTAAAGAAACAGGAAACAGCGGTTTTTTAAATACGAAAATTCAAGCAGCTTTAAAAACTGACACACAAATAATAATTATCAAACAACCCAAAATTTCGAAGTATTTTAAGATGGTTTTTAATGAAAATGAGCTAATTAGCGAATTATCAACTCTAAAAAACTCAAAAATATGA